A genomic region of Leptolyngbya sp. NIES-2104 contains the following coding sequences:
- a CDS encoding cadmium resistance transporter yields MNELITAVSTGITAFIATNLDDVLILLLFFSQVNANFRHRHIVSGQYLGFATLVLVSLPGFFGGLMFPQEWVGLLGIAPLPLAQRSCSRLD; encoded by the coding sequence ATGAACGAACTTATCACGGCAGTTTCTACGGGGATCACTGCATTCATCGCTACAAACTTAGACGACGTTCTGATCCTGCTGTTGTTCTTTTCTCAAGTGAATGCAAACTTTCGACATCGACACATTGTATCCGGTCAGTATCTTGGATTTGCAACATTAGTGCTAGTTAGCTTACCGGGCTTTTTTGGTGGATTGATGTTTCCGCAAGAATGGGTGGGACTGTTGGGAATTGCCCCGTTGCCTTTGGCACAGCGAAGCTGCTCGCGATTGGATTAA
- a CDS encoding cadmium resistance transporter yields the protein MVGVWCSMAYQLTRIPAIAETLSRYGNLLVPFVLIGLGILILIDSHTLENRGLAVLTLVITGIWTLKLIAALNLTAKKILD from the coding sequence ATGGTCGGTGTGTGGTGCTCTATGGCTTATCAACTGACTCGAATTCCTGCAATTGCAGAAACGCTATCTCGCTACGGCAATCTACTAGTTCCATTTGTGCTGATTGGCTTGGGAATTCTGATTTTGATTGATAGTCATACGCTCGAAAATCGCGGTTTAGCAGTTCTAACACTCGTGATTACTGGAATTTGGACGCTGAAATTGATTGCGGCTCTCAATCTGACTGCAAAGAAGATTTTGGATTAA
- a CDS encoding XdhC family protein, protein MPDHYRQLLEKMPAVLATVVQIKGSVPREVGAKMIITETEIFGTIGGGAGEAKVIRQALEVLATGEKQWVEIDLTGAPQRETQGICGGIMQVWLERWDSDRYRSLIQQILTKLESGQTVSIVTPFNAEQFPYLSRDCPEQAFIETIEPAPTLLIVGAGHCGIELAKVANLIGFQVIVQDDRANWANVDRYPNAKIFNTPIDETVNQLATHTQLYAALVTRGYQYDLAALKALVDRPIPCRYIGMIGSEKRVRQVFQSSEISREKLRSIYAPIGLDIGALTPEEIAISISAELILVRRGGTGRSLSQSLRMID, encoded by the coding sequence ATGCCCGATCACTATCGTCAACTATTAGAAAAGATGCCTGCGGTGCTGGCAACGGTCGTTCAGATTAAAGGTTCTGTACCGCGTGAAGTCGGCGCGAAAATGATCATTACCGAAACCGAGATTTTCGGCACGATCGGGGGTGGAGCAGGAGAAGCGAAGGTGATTCGGCAAGCGTTAGAGGTGCTGGCAACTGGCGAAAAGCAATGGGTCGAGATTGATTTAACAGGCGCACCACAGCGGGAAACTCAAGGGATTTGTGGCGGAATCATGCAGGTGTGGTTGGAACGATGGGACAGCGATCGATACCGTTCTCTCATTCAGCAAATCTTGACGAAGCTCGAATCCGGGCAGACGGTCTCGATCGTGACTCCGTTCAATGCGGAACAATTCCCTTATCTATCTCGTGATTGTCCTGAGCAAGCTTTTATTGAAACGATCGAACCTGCTCCAACTTTATTAATTGTAGGCGCGGGACATTGTGGAATTGAACTCGCGAAAGTTGCGAATTTGATTGGATTTCAAGTGATCGTACAAGACGATCGAGCGAATTGGGCAAATGTCGATCGCTATCCCAACGCCAAAATTTTCAACACCCCAATCGATGAAACCGTAAATCAACTCGCAACACATACCCAACTCTACGCAGCCTTAGTCACACGCGGATATCAATATGATTTAGCAGCATTGAAAGCTTTAGTCGATCGACCGATTCCCTGTCGCTACATTGGAATGATCGGGAGTGAAAAGCGCGTTAGACAGGTGTTTCAATCATCGGAAATTTCTAGAGAGAAACTTCGATCGATCTACGCTCCGATCGGTTTAGATATCGGAGCCTTAACACCCGAAGAGATTGCAATCAGCATCAGTGCAGAATTAATTTTAGTTCGACGTGGGGGAACTGGTCGATCGCTTTCCCAATCGTTGAGAATGATAGACTGA
- a CDS encoding L-threonylcarbamoyladenylate synthase yields the protein MPQVEFKTLIESVRAGTHLASFPTDTVPALAARPDRAELIYIAKQRSLDKPLILMASEIDELWNYVKGSDRELEAWNAIAKQYLPGALTLVLPANDRVPAAMNPSDPTTIGVRVPNHAIARQILAKTGALATTSANRSGQPALLSMPEIAAEFPEVMVLDANSTEVASGTPSTVAKWTGEGWQILRQGAIVLM from the coding sequence ATGCCACAAGTTGAATTTAAAACACTAATCGAATCGGTTCGCGCTGGAACGCATCTCGCAAGTTTTCCAACCGATACTGTTCCTGCTTTGGCTGCAAGACCCGATCGAGCCGAGCTAATCTACATCGCGAAACAACGTAGCCTTGATAAGCCTTTGATTCTGATGGCAAGCGAAATCGACGAGCTTTGGAACTATGTCAAAGGCAGCGATCGAGAATTAGAAGCCTGGAATGCGATCGCGAAACAATACTTACCGGGTGCATTAACTTTAGTGCTTCCCGCAAACGATCGTGTTCCTGCTGCAATGAATCCGAGCGATCCAACTACGATCGGTGTAAGAGTTCCGAATCATGCGATCGCCCGTCAAATTCTGGCAAAAACGGGCGCATTAGCTACCACAAGCGCCAATCGCTCCGGACAACCTGCACTGTTATCAATGCCAGAAATTGCAGCAGAATTTCCGGAGGTCATGGTCTTAGATGCAAACTCTACCGAAGTTGCATCAGGAACCCCTTCGACCGTGGCGAAATGGACAGGAGAAGGATGGCAAATTTTAAGACAGGGCGCGATCGTATTAATGTGA
- a CDS encoding DUF2993 domain-containing protein: MDFFTILLSTLLGILSPTGIVVDRIAESQIRKQLVRAEQLQVRVDNAPSYQIVQGRADRIRIAGRGLFPVQDLRIDTLELETDAIALQLKTRRLEKPLQAGVRIVLTQSDIDRALKSPFVTTRLRNLGIRLLRRDVRQVERYDFLNPQLTLLPDNRVRFQIELQEQGDPAKLKIVAEAQPQIIQGRSLQLNNLRIWANGQESPEPVTRAIANVIRDRTDLRLLESSNITARILNLKFAPSRLEAATFIQIRNPQKREAPNASPSQPIKPAN, from the coding sequence ATGGACTTTTTCACTATTCTGCTTTCCACCTTACTCGGCATTCTCTCCCCCACCGGAATCGTCGTCGATCGCATTGCCGAATCTCAAATCCGTAAACAACTCGTCCGCGCCGAACAGCTACAAGTTCGAGTCGATAATGCTCCGAGTTATCAGATTGTTCAAGGTCGCGCCGATCGCATTCGCATCGCAGGACGCGGACTATTCCCCGTGCAAGATCTTCGCATCGATACTTTAGAGCTAGAAACCGATGCGATCGCGCTTCAACTTAAAACCCGCAGATTAGAAAAACCCTTACAGGCAGGCGTTCGGATAGTTCTAACTCAATCGGATATCGATCGCGCTCTCAAATCTCCCTTCGTCACCACTCGACTGAGAAACCTTGGAATTCGATTACTCCGTCGCGATGTCCGCCAAGTGGAACGCTACGACTTTCTCAATCCGCAACTCACTTTACTACCAGACAACCGCGTCCGATTCCAAATCGAGCTACAAGAACAAGGCGATCCCGCGAAACTAAAAATCGTTGCCGAAGCACAACCGCAAATCATTCAAGGTCGATCGCTACAACTGAACAATCTAAGAATCTGGGCAAATGGACAAGAAAGCCCTGAACCTGTTACAAGAGCGATCGCTAACGTGATTCGCGATCGTACTGATCTCCGACTCTTAGAATCCTCGAACATCACCGCTCGAATTCTCAACCTCAAATTTGCGCCCTCTCGTTTAGAAGCCGCGACCTTTATCCAAATTCGCAACCCACAAAAAAGGGAGGCACCAAACGCCTCCCCATCTCAGCCTATCAAACCTGCAAATTAG
- the pstB gene encoding phosphate ABC transporter ATP-binding protein PstB, which translates to MTSRVQDVRQTESVFRTENLNIYYGSFLAVRDVSIEVPKNAVTAFIGPSGCGKSTVLRCFNRLNDLIKSFHIDGKIYYHNQDLYATEIDPVEVRRQIGMVFQKPNPFPKTIYDNIAFGPRLLGYKGDMDELVERSLKQAALWDDVKDKLKAYGTDLSGGQQQRLCIARAVAVQPDVILMDEPCSALDPISTLKVEDLLQELKQNYTIVIVTHNMQQASRASDYTAFFNVEANAKGQRTGYIVEYDRTERIFQSPQEQATQAYVSGRFG; encoded by the coding sequence ATGACTTCTAGAGTTCAGGACGTTCGCCAAACTGAGTCGGTCTTCCGTACTGAGAATCTGAATATTTACTACGGCAGTTTCTTGGCGGTGCGGGATGTGTCGATCGAGGTTCCCAAAAATGCGGTAACGGCGTTTATCGGTCCTTCGGGCTGCGGTAAAAGTACGGTGTTGCGCTGCTTTAATCGCTTGAATGATTTAATCAAGTCGTTCCATATCGACGGCAAGATTTACTATCACAATCAGGATCTGTACGCGACAGAGATTGATCCGGTGGAAGTGCGGCGGCAAATTGGCATGGTGTTCCAAAAGCCGAACCCGTTCCCGAAAACAATCTACGACAATATTGCGTTTGGTCCTCGACTGCTCGGCTACAAGGGCGACATGGATGAGTTGGTTGAACGATCGCTAAAACAAGCTGCACTCTGGGATGACGTGAAAGATAAGCTCAAAGCTTACGGGACGGATCTTTCTGGTGGTCAGCAGCAACGGTTGTGTATTGCGCGTGCGGTAGCGGTTCAGCCCGATGTGATTCTAATGGACGAACCTTGTTCAGCACTTGACCCGATTTCGACTCTCAAAGTAGAAGATTTGCTGCAAGAGTTGAAGCAGAATTACACGATCGTGATTGTGACTCACAATATGCAGCAGGCTTCTCGCGCTTCGGATTACACGGCGTTCTTTAACGTGGAAGCGAACGCGAAAGGTCAAAGAACTGGGTATATTGTGGAATACGATCGCACTGAGCGCATTTTCCAAAGTCCTCAAGAGCAAGCGACTCAGGCGTATGTCAGCGGTCGTTTTGGCTAA
- the pstA gene encoding phosphate ABC transporter permease PstA, whose amino-acid sequence MTSPEFVSAGRDLKRKPSSPRTLFSSVMTIAAFVCAALALIPLAAVTFYVLINGASRLSPSVFTQLPPAPGLPGGGFGNAFVGTLLTVGIAALMAIPFGIVAAIYLSEFGRDTKLAEAVNFLTNVLSGVPSIVIGAFAYSVVVLSTGTFSAVAGGFALAVLMLPTIVRTAAEALEAVPNEFRQAATGLGSTRIQTTLQIVLPAAIPAITTGIMLALARAAGETAPVLFTASFNRFWATSLWEPIATMSRLVFDFATSPFPAQQELAWAGSLVLVLLVLITSVLSRMVIKRR is encoded by the coding sequence ATGACTTCTCCAGAATTTGTGTCTGCCGGACGAGATTTAAAGCGCAAACCGAGTTCTCCCCGCACGTTGTTCTCTTCCGTAATGACGATCGCGGCATTCGTCTGTGCTGCGCTGGCGTTGATTCCGCTCGCAGCCGTTACGTTTTACGTGTTAATTAATGGTGCTTCTCGACTGTCTCCGAGCGTTTTTACCCAACTGCCCCCCGCTCCTGGCTTACCGGGTGGTGGATTTGGAAATGCGTTTGTGGGGACACTTCTCACCGTTGGAATTGCGGCATTGATGGCGATCCCGTTTGGCATTGTTGCGGCGATTTACCTGTCTGAGTTTGGACGCGATACGAAGTTAGCGGAGGCGGTGAACTTTTTAACGAACGTGTTAAGTGGGGTTCCGTCGATCGTCATTGGAGCGTTTGCGTATTCGGTCGTCGTTCTCAGCACCGGAACTTTCTCAGCGGTGGCGGGTGGATTTGCATTAGCGGTGTTGATGTTGCCGACGATCGTGAGAACTGCGGCGGAAGCGCTCGAAGCCGTACCGAATGAATTTCGGCAAGCAGCCACCGGATTGGGTTCGACGCGGATACAAACCACGTTACAGATTGTTTTACCAGCGGCGATTCCAGCGATTACAACCGGGATTATGCTGGCATTGGCACGGGCAGCGGGTGAAACGGCTCCGGTGCTATTTACGGCTTCGTTTAATCGCTTTTGGGCTACGTCCTTGTGGGAACCGATCGCAACGATGTCGCGGTTGGTGTTTGATTTTGCGACTTCTCCGTTTCCGGCTCAACAAGAACTTGCTTGGGCGGGTTCGTTAGTATTGGTGTTGTTAGTGCTGATTACCAGTGTTCTGTCTCGCATGGTGATCAAACGTCGGTAA
- the pstC gene encoding phosphate ABC transporter permease subunit PstC, with product MATSADRSSPMSWRRSKADRSIDTGFVWLTAAFAIGVGVLLLTIAGQVGTDALPAIQKFGLSFLVTSRWSVQDDIFGALTQIYGTLVTSFLALLLAVPIGIGVALFLSEDFLPPRVKQPIVFLVELLAAIPSVVYGLWGIFVLIPVLRPFGIWLNANFGWIPIFSTPPAGPGIYAAGIILAIMILPIIAAISRDALVAVPAELRQASYGLGATRWETIFKVLLPAAFSGIVGGIMLALGRAMGETMAVTMVIGNVDTIRSFSILSQGSTVASLLANQFAEASGLQVASLLYAALILFFLTLVVNVLAELIVRRFSMKL from the coding sequence ATGGCTACGTCTGCGGATCGCTCATCACCGATGTCTTGGCGACGCTCAAAAGCGGATCGCTCGATTGATACTGGATTTGTTTGGCTGACGGCTGCCTTTGCGATCGGAGTTGGCGTACTGCTGTTGACGATTGCGGGACAAGTGGGAACCGATGCGCTCCCAGCCATTCAAAAGTTTGGACTGAGTTTTTTAGTGACAAGTCGGTGGAGCGTCCAGGATGACATATTCGGCGCACTGACTCAGATATATGGAACGTTAGTCACTTCATTTTTAGCGTTGTTGTTGGCAGTGCCGATCGGGATCGGGGTGGCGCTATTTTTGAGTGAAGATTTTTTACCGCCACGGGTGAAACAGCCGATCGTGTTCTTGGTAGAACTGTTGGCGGCGATTCCGAGCGTAGTATATGGATTGTGGGGCATTTTCGTGCTGATTCCCGTCCTGCGTCCGTTCGGGATTTGGTTGAACGCGAATTTCGGCTGGATTCCAATTTTTAGTACACCTCCGGCGGGTCCGGGAATCTACGCGGCTGGGATTATTTTGGCGATTATGATTTTGCCGATTATTGCCGCGATTTCTCGTGATGCGTTGGTCGCTGTGCCCGCAGAATTGCGCCAAGCGTCTTATGGACTCGGTGCCACTCGGTGGGAGACAATCTTTAAGGTGCTGTTGCCTGCGGCGTTCTCTGGAATTGTGGGCGGCATTATGTTGGCGCTGGGTCGGGCGATGGGGGAAACGATGGCAGTGACGATGGTGATCGGAAACGTGGACACGATCCGATCGTTCTCGATTCTGTCGCAAGGTTCCACAGTCGCATCGTTGCTGGCGAACCAGTTTGCGGAAGCGAGTGGACTGCAAGTCGCATCTTTGTTGTATGCGGCGTTGATTTTGTTCTTTTTAACGCTTGTCGTGAACGTGCTGGCGGAACTCATTGTTCGCCGATTCAGTATGAAGCTCTAG
- the pstS gene encoding phosphate ABC transporter substrate-binding protein PstS, with the protein MAFFQKKAQLGASLSSLAALTFGLAACTPQTANTPPQGATGGSSPASAPSAGGGTISINGAGASAPNLVYQRWFQEYNKQNPNVQISYDSVGSGAGVRRFLDQTVDFGATDDPLKDEDRAKVPADRGKAIQVPSTGLFIVMAHSLKEVPDLKLSREALCGIVDGSIKTWDDPKIKANNPNVPSQPLTFVHRSDGSGTTAIFTRHVEKACPNWKGGSGKTVEWPAGTGAKGNEGVTAQIQQTPGAIGYTEYSFSKQNNLPTASLQNKSGAFVAPTPEAAAKALEGVNVPETFAVNVPDPEGKDAYPIVSLTYLLLYENPRDPARAKAFNDFLKWAYGENGKKFATELGYLPLPETITTKAASALETIKVATK; encoded by the coding sequence ATGGCGTTTTTTCAGAAGAAAGCTCAGTTAGGAGCATCTCTTTCCTCTCTCGCTGCCCTGACCTTTGGATTGGCAGCCTGTACTCCTCAAACCGCAAACACTCCTCCTCAAGGTGCAACGGGTGGCAGTAGTCCCGCTTCTGCGCCTTCTGCGGGCGGCGGTACGATTTCGATTAATGGAGCAGGCGCTTCGGCTCCGAACTTGGTGTATCAACGCTGGTTCCAGGAATACAACAAGCAAAACCCGAACGTTCAAATCAGCTATGACTCGGTTGGAAGTGGTGCGGGTGTTCGACGCTTCTTGGATCAGACGGTTGATTTCGGTGCGACCGATGATCCGCTTAAAGATGAAGATCGGGCGAAAGTGCCTGCCGATCGAGGTAAAGCGATTCAAGTTCCGTCCACCGGATTGTTCATCGTGATGGCACACAGTCTCAAAGAAGTGCCTGACCTGAAACTCTCGCGTGAAGCACTCTGCGGCATCGTCGATGGCTCGATCAAGACCTGGGACGATCCGAAGATCAAAGCGAATAACCCGAACGTACCCAGCCAACCGCTGACTTTTGTACACCGTTCAGACGGCAGTGGAACGACGGCAATTTTCACCCGGCATGTTGAGAAAGCGTGTCCGAACTGGAAAGGCGGCTCAGGTAAAACTGTAGAATGGCCCGCCGGAACCGGAGCAAAAGGAAATGAGGGCGTAACCGCTCAGATTCAACAGACTCCAGGCGCGATCGGCTACACCGAATACTCATTCTCAAAACAAAACAACTTGCCGACCGCGAGCTTACAGAACAAATCAGGAGCCTTTGTTGCTCCGACTCCTGAAGCGGCTGCAAAAGCGCTAGAAGGCGTTAACGTTCCAGAGACTTTCGCGGTGAATGTGCCTGATCCAGAAGGAAAAGACGCTTACCCGATCGTGAGTTTGACGTATCTCCTGCTGTATGAAAACCCCAGAGATCCAGCAAGAGCGAAAGCGTTCAATGACTTTCTCAAGTGGGCTTACGGCGAAAACGGTAAGAAGTTTGCAACCGAGTTAGGTTACTTGCCGCTACCAGAAACGATTACGACGAAAGCGGCTTCAGCGCTTGAAACGATCAAGGTAGCAACGAAGTAA